The region ttgttgtacaaccaaccTCCAGAAGTTTctcaccttgcaaaactgaaactctatagccATTAAACAACTTGCCAttccccccaggccctggcaaccaccatgctcctttctgtctctgtgaatttgacagTTCTAGGTTGGAGCTGTCCTGTTTCTTAAAAGCCTGTCTCTGTTTTGCTGTTGAGCCATCTGTTCTGTCAACGAAATGAGTCTGGACAGCCAGGACTACAGGAGTTCAGGGGAGGGCAAGATCTTTGGggtggggtggtcagggaaggctgcctggaggaggaagaggagggcaggCCACCGAGGTCAAGCATCCCTGAGTCACCCACAACACCGCCTCTCCACCCGCCCTTTGGTTTACAATGGCCACCTCAGCAGCACCAACCTTTGTCCCCAAGTGAGCTCCTGTCAGGTGGGTGGAGGCAccaggccatctcagaaggccaGGGGCTCGCCAAGGGGCTGGAGCAGTCCCGCGcctgcagcctccagaaccatgggGACAGGGCTACGCAGCCAGTCCTTGCGAGGACCACGGCCCTCCTATAGCAAGCTCCAGGAGCCCTGGGGGAGGCCCCTGGCAGGCCGACTGCGCCGGGCGCTGAGCCTCAGACAGGAGCGTGAGAAGTCCAGGTCCTCAGACGGAGGCCCAGAAAGGCTGGACGCCCCCGGGCAGGAGCAACTGCCAGGGAGCCTGGGGGACACAGAGCAGCTGATCCAAGctcagcaagaaggcagccagcGGTGGCTGAGGCAGTATCAACAGGTTTGGCTGAGGGTTGGTGGATGGAGGAGTgctagaggggagggggaggtccCCAGGAGAGGGACCCAGGGCagcaaaggctcagaggcagAAATGTATGGGGCTGTAGATCAAAAAGATAACAGAGCTGtctggggaaggggctggagagagagagatccaaGAACTGTATTTCAGGGGGGCCTGAAGGCCTTTGGGATTTATCCCATAGGCACTGGGGAGTCAGGGAAGGTTTTAGGACAGGTGGGTGATATGGTCAGAGCTGTTCCGAGATGATCAATCTGTCAGCTTGCTGGATGGGTGGATTTTGCTGGAGGCAAGAGATCAGCCAGTACAACTTCCCCAGGGTTACATCTTGTGCTCCCCTCTCCCCCGGAAAAGGGGGTGATCGGCCCCCCCGGGGTGGGAGCTGCGGGCTTCCTCTAGGAGGAAGGGTGGCTAGTGAGCCGTGCTTCTGTCTCTGGGGTCTACCACCACCTCATGGCTGTAGGTGGAACAGCACCTGAAGCCCACCACCCAGTCCAGAGACCTGGGCCCTGATCTCGCCCCCTCCTGTCTTGCAGAAGATAAGGAGAAGGTGGGAGAGCTTTGTCACCAGCTTCCCCAACGTGACCCTGAGCCAGTCGGCCTCCCCACAGCCCTCGCTGGGCACCACCAGCTAAGGATGCTAGCAGCGGTGGGGGTCCTCACTGCACCTGGATGAGATGGCACGACCTACCTCTTTGTGGCCCTCTGGACTGTGAATGGAGTGACCCCCTCTACGTGGACTGTTCCCCTTCCTTACATGGCCCGTTGAGGCCTCTGTCACCAGGACAGAGCTCAGTGAAGCCAGACCCGTGGCTGAGAGCCTCTGGCGCATCACCTGGTCACGGGGCCCCAGCCGCCCTTCTTGCCAGCTGCTAGTGGTGGGCGGGGCATGGGCCTCCCTCCCAGAGGGTGAGCCCATCCCCAGGGCAAGGACTATGTCTTGTCGTGTATTGTCGTGTACTGTCCTCACAGTCTCCCGATGAAGGAAGCCGAGGAAGCCTTCCCTCCCTGTGCGAAAGAGaggaaagctgaggcccagaggcgGGAGGGG is a window of Eschrichtius robustus isolate mEscRob2 chromosome 11, mEscRob2.pri, whole genome shotgun sequence DNA encoding:
- the C11H11orf86 gene encoding uncharacterized protein C11orf86 homolog, translated to MGTGLRSQSLRGPRPSYSKLQEPWGRPLAGRLRRALSLRQEREKSRSSDGGPERLDAPGQEQLPGSLGDTEQLIQAQQEGSQRWLRQYQQKIRRRWESFVTSFPNVTLSQSASPQPSLGTTS